From Erythrobacter sp. YJ-T3-07:
CGGATGGCTTTTACGCCGAGATTGGTAAGGTCTTCGCTCATTTAATATCCGTTCGTCCTGAGCCTGTCGAAGGGCGAACCCATCGGTCCAGGCCATGCCCGCGCTTCGGAGTCGGAGACGGCGTTATGCGCCGCAGGCTCAGCACGAGCGGGAATTTCCGAGACCGAGACTACTCGATCACCTTGGGCACGCCGAAAAATCCGTGCTCGGCTGCGGGCGCGTTGGCGAGCACATCCTCGCGCCGCCCACCGGCGGTCAGCGGATCGGCATCGACCACGTCGTCGCGCAGCCGCATGGCTTGCGGGATCACGGCGGTCATCGGCTCGACTTGCGAGGTATCGACCTCGCCCAGCTGCTCGACCCAGCCCAGGATATTGTTGAGTTCGGGGACCATGCGATCGAGCTCCGCGTCATCCATCCGGATGCGCGCGAGGCTGGCGATCTTGGCCACTTCTTCGCGGGTGATTGACATGGGTTGAGCGTTAGCCGCGCCGCACCGCAGCATCAAGCGGGCAGATTACTTGAAAGGCTGGCTAGCGGGCTTGCCGTCCACGAATATCTGCTGCCCTTCGAAAGGCCGAAGTTCGATGTTGCCGTCATACTCGACAGGGCCATTCAGCCCCTCGTACTCATGAACAAGCTTCCCATCGTACACACGTTGAGTTTCGGCCTTGGCACTTCCAGATGCGACCCAAAGAAGGTGCGGGTTTTCAGCATATTCGGCCTTGGTCATCAGCGCGATTAGCACGCCTTCGGGTGACGCTCGAAGCGTCTCCACCCTGCATCCTTCACGGCACAGAATAATCTCGTCGCGCAAGAACGCGCGGACGGCGCGAGCGGTCGCATCATCAAGACCGGAGAGATCGGCTTTTTCCGAAATTTCTTCGCGCTCGGAAAGGGTCGTTGAACCGTACGGCTTCGATTCCAGCTGCAACGTATTTTGTGCCAGCTCCGCAACATGAGTCCTTTCGCTTTCCGCGAGCCGCGCCAGCGCCTCGCGCCCCGGCTCGCCGAAGTCCCAGCGCAAGGCCGAGAAATCGAACTCGTCCACCGAGATCGCGCCACTCTTCAGCCGCGCGAGCTGGTCGCTAGTCGAGATCGCGCCGAAATTGAGGACCGGCAGCGCTAGGAACAGCGCGAACAGAGCCGTCGCCAGCCCCAGCTTCAGGTTCGACGCCCGCAACCGGTCGCGCCAGCTCCCCCGCGCACCCACCAGCGCGTCGACGAAATAGGCGAGCCCGAAGGCGACCGCGACGATCAGCGAACACACCGCCCACAGCCGTTCGGGCGAAAGGCCGTGCTGGTCGATCCGCACGCCGGTGGAGATCGCGGCGAACACCGTCAGCGGCAGGATACCGAGCGCGAGGGCATAGCCCGACCATTTGAGCACCGGCCCACCGACCATGTCCGTATCCCGATCGCGCAGGACCGCATTGGCGAGCACGTAGGCCCCGATCGCGATGGAAAGCAGCACCGGGGTCGCGCTGTCGGTGGCGTTCCAGAGCACGCTCGGCCCCGAGACGACCACCGCGCCGAGGAACACGGCGATGGCCACTGCGAGCGGGAGTGCGAGGATGGAAAGCACCAGCAGCACCACCGATTGCAGCGTGCCGATAATCTTCAGCTGGTTGCGCAGCGTGCCCAGCCCCGCGCCCAGCGTCAGCCCGGCATAGGTCGCGGTGAACCAGTCCTGCTGCACCAGATCGCGCAGGGGAATGCCCACCAGATCGAACAGCGATGCGAGCAGCCAGATCAGCAGCCAGGCGATCAGGAAGAACGCGACCGC
This genomic window contains:
- a CDS encoding DUF4153 domain-containing protein; protein product: MGDSETMDGGEAEPATARNRAESLWHLRPWLFAGLLGVAGLAIHLLLHHANDSGPRVAGAAFIAFACGAFVFTAERGRYLAPAIFSLVTGLIVGGLTWRAVGAGNDIADGGYAIAAGVFACLLAVPLLQADFLHRRMRTDYRDIHYFVWTDAITGAGAVAFFLIAWLLIWLLASLFDLVGIPLRDLVQQDWFTATYAGLTLGAGLGTLRNQLKIIGTLQSVVLLVLSILALPLAVAIAVFLGAVVVSGPSVLWNATDSATPVLLSIAIGAYVLANAVLRDRDTDMVGGPVLKWSGYALALGILPLTVFAAISTGVRIDQHGLSPERLWAVCSLIVAVAFGLAYFVDALVGARGSWRDRLRASNLKLGLATALFALFLALPVLNFGAISTSDQLARLKSGAISVDEFDFSALRWDFGEPGREALARLAESERTHVAELAQNTLQLESKPYGSTTLSEREEISEKADLSGLDDATARAVRAFLRDEIILCREGCRVETLRASPEGVLIALMTKAEYAENPHLLWVASGSAKAETQRVYDGKLVHEYEGLNGPVEYDGNIELRPFEGQQIFVDGKPASQPFK
- the gatC gene encoding Asp-tRNA(Asn)/Glu-tRNA(Gln) amidotransferase subunit GatC; its protein translation is MSITREEVAKIASLARIRMDDAELDRMVPELNNILGWVEQLGEVDTSQVEPMTAVIPQAMRLRDDVVDADPLTAGGRREDVLANAPAAEHGFFGVPKVIE